In Nonomuraea sp. NBC_00507, the following are encoded in one genomic region:
- a CDS encoding S26 family signal peptidase — MTWVLLIVICAIATSVLLILRLRTTYSVIRVDGNSMAPTLIDGDRLLARRVAPAALRSGHIAVVLSPLTMGGPFLIKRIAALPGDSIPEPVRPLVPDARVPDGQLILIGDNTDVSFDSRDHGYFPIADIHAITIRKLTPARGPSRTESEPVREFVPEI, encoded by the coding sequence GTGACGTGGGTGCTCCTCATCGTGATCTGCGCGATCGCGACTTCAGTCTTGTTGATCTTGCGGCTGCGCACGACGTATTCCGTGATCCGTGTCGACGGCAACAGCATGGCCCCCACACTGATCGACGGCGACCGGCTCCTGGCCCGGCGAGTGGCCCCGGCGGCTCTGCGGAGCGGCCATATCGCCGTGGTGCTCAGCCCGCTGACGATGGGCGGCCCGTTCCTCATCAAGCGTATCGCCGCGCTACCCGGCGATTCCATCCCCGAACCGGTGCGGCCGCTCGTCCCCGATGCCCGTGTACCCGACGGACAACTCATTCTGATCGGCGACAACACCGACGTGAGCTTCGACTCTCGCGACCACGGTTACTTCCCCATCGCCGATATCCACGCCATCACCATTCGAAAGCTAACCCCTGCCAGAGGCCCCAGCAGAACGGAGAGCGAGCCAGTAAGAGAATTTGTGCCAGAAATCTAA
- a CDS encoding GyrI-like domain-containing protein — protein sequence MPEIIELPERPYVGVRKTITMTSFNLVGDRIGEIIGWLIERGAYPAGAPFFKYDSINMAADRLVVAAGVPVATPVEGEGDIFAATLPAGRYATVSHHGHPDQLIDVTDKLLKWAAGQGLTWDKTADDDGTEHWSSRLELYNTNPAEEPDMNNWDTDLQFRLAD from the coding sequence ATGCCAGAGATCATCGAACTTCCGGAGCGCCCGTACGTCGGGGTGCGCAAGACCATCACCATGACCAGTTTCAACCTGGTCGGAGACCGCATCGGCGAGATCATCGGCTGGCTGATCGAGCGCGGCGCTTATCCAGCCGGGGCGCCGTTCTTCAAATACGACAGCATCAACATGGCCGCCGACCGGCTGGTGGTGGCGGCGGGGGTGCCGGTGGCCACGCCGGTCGAGGGCGAGGGCGACATCTTCGCCGCCACCCTTCCCGCCGGCCGCTACGCCACCGTCTCCCACCACGGCCACCCTGACCAGCTCATCGACGTCACCGACAAACTGCTGAAATGGGCCGCCGGACAGGGACTGACCTGGGACAAGACGGCCGACGACGACGGGACGGAGCACTGGAGCTCCCGCCTGGAGCTCTACAACACCAATCCCGCCGAAGAGCCCGACATGAACAACTGGGACACCGACCTGCAGTTCCGCCTCGCTGACTGA
- a CDS encoding MauE/DoxX family redox-associated membrane protein — protein MSHVLVASQVLLTTVFVVSAYSKLRSRAALRSFAATLRLLPGPTRFPAAMATVAMEVVAAATLIVLPRTGLAASGLLLIAFSLWIAVSLRWGQREPCQCFGVSATPLGRVHLIRNVLLLVVVVLGWVTLTLPGGPVTVAGLALAVPVGLVGAILLIVFDDIADLFMEVSGSS, from the coding sequence ATGTCGCACGTGCTGGTGGCGAGTCAAGTCCTGCTCACCACGGTCTTCGTTGTCTCCGCGTACTCGAAGCTGCGGAGCCGTGCCGCACTACGGTCTTTCGCCGCCACCTTGCGATTGCTGCCCGGCCCGACCCGGTTCCCGGCTGCCATGGCAACGGTGGCCATGGAAGTTGTTGCTGCGGCCACCTTGATCGTGCTTCCACGCACGGGGCTGGCCGCCAGCGGGCTGCTGTTGATCGCGTTCTCCCTGTGGATCGCCGTTTCCCTGCGCTGGGGGCAGCGCGAGCCATGCCAGTGCTTCGGCGTGTCCGCGACCCCGCTCGGCCGGGTGCATCTGATCCGCAACGTGCTTCTGCTGGTCGTCGTCGTGCTGGGTTGGGTGACGCTGACGCTCCCCGGCGGCCCGGTCACCGTGGCCGGTCTCGCCCTGGCAGTGCCGGTCGGGCTGGTCGGCGCCATCCTCTTGATCGTCTTTGACGATATCGCCGATCTGTTCATGGAAGTCTCGGGGAGTTCGTGA
- a CDS encoding sigma-70 family RNA polymerase sigma factor — protein MGAADFERHRIELTGYCYRMLGSGFEAEDAVQETFVRAWRTYDPVRGPLRPWLFHLATNICLDMLRGPQRRARAMDLVPDAIPGADLGAPLPPDRWIQPIPDSRALDPADLSVTRETIRLAFVAALQHLPPRQRGVLILRDVLKWSAAETAQLLGTTVTSVNSALQRARAKLPPAEAAGEDVDEELLSRYVSAFERYDVETLVSLLHEDATSSMPPFTWWLRGREHIRTVLLAADAPCAGSRLLPTRANGSPAFGQYLNGEPFALVILDVAGGRIIGDTTYLDPGLFPYFGLPMSFEPALRTEK, from the coding sequence GTGGGCGCGGCGGATTTCGAGCGGCACCGGATCGAGTTGACCGGCTACTGCTACCGCATGCTGGGCTCCGGATTCGAGGCCGAGGACGCGGTGCAGGAGACGTTCGTGCGGGCGTGGCGCACGTACGATCCGGTCAGGGGCCCGCTGCGGCCGTGGCTGTTCCACCTGGCCACGAACATCTGCCTGGACATGCTCCGCGGCCCGCAGCGCCGCGCCCGCGCCATGGACCTGGTCCCTGACGCGATCCCCGGCGCCGACTTGGGAGCACCGCTCCCTCCGGACCGCTGGATCCAGCCCATCCCGGACAGCCGCGCCCTCGACCCGGCAGACCTGTCGGTGACGCGGGAGACGATCCGGCTGGCGTTCGTGGCGGCCCTGCAGCACCTGCCACCCCGCCAGCGCGGCGTGCTCATCCTCCGCGACGTGCTGAAATGGTCCGCCGCCGAGACGGCGCAGTTGCTGGGCACCACGGTCACGTCTGTCAACAGCGCCCTGCAGCGCGCCCGCGCCAAACTCCCGCCGGCCGAGGCGGCCGGCGAGGACGTGGACGAGGAGCTTCTCTCCCGCTACGTGTCGGCGTTCGAGCGCTACGACGTGGAGACGCTGGTGTCCCTGCTCCACGAGGACGCGACGTCGTCCATGCCGCCGTTCACCTGGTGGCTGCGCGGGCGCGAGCACATCCGCACCGTCCTGCTCGCCGCCGACGCCCCGTGCGCCGGCTCCCGGCTCCTGCCGACCCGGGCCAACGGATCCCCGGCCTTCGGCCAATACCTGAACGGCGAGCCCTTCGCCCTGGTCATCCTGGACGTCGCCGGCGGCAGGATCATCGGCGACACCACGTATTTGGACCCCGGCCTGTTCCCGTACTTCGGCCTGCCGATGAGTTTCGAGCCCGCACTCCGTACTGAGAAGTGA
- a CDS encoding TlpA family protein disulfide reductase: MAVVLVGVLCMLNLLLTVGVIRRLRKQAASAAFLSPMAEGLAIGEKMPEFAATTTDGEPISDELLDGPALIGFFSPSCQPCRELMPRFIDHARQTSDAVLAVVVAGSDEEATADVERLAEVARVVVEEPQAAIQSAFKVAGYPTLFMIGADGKVTDNDPTLPTTVSA, encoded by the coding sequence GTGGCCGTCGTCCTGGTCGGCGTGCTGTGCATGCTGAATCTCTTGCTGACGGTGGGAGTGATCCGCCGACTGCGGAAGCAGGCCGCGTCAGCGGCATTCCTGTCGCCCATGGCGGAAGGGCTCGCCATCGGGGAGAAGATGCCGGAGTTCGCCGCCACCACCACCGATGGCGAGCCGATCTCCGATGAGCTGCTCGATGGGCCCGCCCTCATCGGCTTCTTCTCTCCGTCCTGCCAGCCCTGCAGGGAACTGATGCCGCGCTTTATCGACCATGCCCGCCAAACCTCGGACGCGGTGCTCGCCGTCGTCGTCGCCGGCAGCGACGAGGAGGCCACCGCCGACGTCGAACGCCTCGCCGAGGTGGCACGTGTAGTGGTCGAGGAACCTCAGGCCGCCATTCAGAGCGCCTTCAAGGTCGCCGGCTATCCGACCCTCTTCATGATCGGTGCGGACGGCAAGGTCACCGACAACGATCCCACGTTGCCCACCACGGTCAGCGCATGA
- a CDS encoding AMIN-like domain-containing (lipo)protein has product MRPSSRAGGRWARSRLAAPLACLALLTAGGTACGPATQTALPESPSATESAALVPESGAPTSTAEVDVARPGVGPAVVRAVRYASHETYDRLVIDLEGDIPGYSVRWVDEFVEAGSGKPLEVRGGAYLQLTLFPANAHEEDGELTWKGGPVYQADLRNLTEVVRTGDFESRVGIGLVLARQAAFQLTEASSPNRLVLDVAH; this is encoded by the coding sequence ATGCGACCGTCATCCCGGGCCGGTGGCCGGTGGGCGCGCAGCCGCCTCGCCGCCCCGCTCGCCTGCCTGGCCCTGCTCACGGCCGGCGGTACGGCGTGCGGCCCGGCCACCCAGACCGCCCTGCCCGAAAGCCCGTCCGCGACCGAATCGGCGGCGCTGGTTCCCGAGTCGGGCGCGCCGACCAGCACGGCGGAAGTGGACGTCGCACGGCCGGGCGTGGGGCCCGCGGTCGTGAGGGCTGTACGGTATGCGTCCCACGAAACGTACGACCGCCTGGTCATCGACCTCGAAGGCGATATCCCCGGATACAGCGTGAGATGGGTGGACGAGTTCGTGGAGGCCGGCTCCGGAAAGCCCCTCGAGGTGCGCGGCGGCGCTTACCTGCAGCTCACGCTCTTCCCCGCGAACGCACACGAGGAGGACGGCGAGCTCACCTGGAAGGGCGGCCCGGTCTACCAGGCCGACCTGCGCAACCTCACCGAGGTCGTGCGCACCGGTGACTTCGAGAGCCGCGTCGGCATCGGCCTGGTGCTGGCCAGGCAGGCGGCGTTCCAGCTCACCGAGGCGTCCTCGCCCAACCGGCTCGTACTCGACGTGGCACACTGA
- a CDS encoding adenosine deaminase: MSPTFDEIRRAPKVLLHDHLDGGLRAETIVELARESGYDRLPTNDPDNLRQWFEEASDSGSLERYLETFDHTVGVMQTRESLVRVAAECAEDLAADGVVYAEVRFAPEQHTTTGLTLDQVVEAVLEGFKQGSQGRGVRVGTLLTAMRHQARSMEIAELAVRYRDVGVVGFDIAGAEAGYPPTRHLDAFEYLQRENSHFTIHAGEAFGLPSIWQAIQWCGADRLGHGVRIIDDITVAGDGTAKLGRLAAYVRDKRIPLEMCPTSNLQTGAAASIADHPIGLLRRLYFRVTVNTDNRLMSRTSLSLEFAKLVEAFGYGWDDLQWFTVNAMKSAFIPFDERLALINGVIKPGFAQLKWRP; this comes from the coding sequence ATGAGCCCCACGTTTGACGAGATCCGCCGGGCTCCCAAGGTGTTGTTGCACGATCACCTCGACGGCGGGCTGCGCGCCGAGACGATCGTCGAGCTCGCCCGGGAGAGCGGTTACGATCGGCTGCCCACCAACGATCCCGACAATCTCCGCCAGTGGTTCGAGGAGGCGTCGGATTCCGGATCGCTCGAGCGTTACCTGGAGACGTTCGACCACACCGTCGGCGTCATGCAGACGCGCGAGTCGCTCGTCCGCGTGGCGGCCGAGTGCGCCGAGGACCTGGCCGCGGACGGCGTGGTCTACGCCGAGGTGCGCTTCGCCCCCGAACAGCACACCACCACAGGGCTGACCCTGGACCAGGTCGTCGAGGCGGTGCTCGAGGGCTTCAAGCAGGGCTCGCAGGGCCGCGGCGTCCGCGTCGGCACGCTGCTCACGGCCATGCGGCACCAGGCGCGCTCCATGGAGATCGCCGAGCTCGCCGTCCGCTACCGCGACGTGGGCGTGGTGGGGTTCGACATCGCGGGGGCGGAGGCGGGATACCCGCCCACCAGGCATCTCGACGCGTTCGAATACCTGCAGCGGGAAAACTCCCACTTCACCATCCACGCGGGCGAGGCGTTCGGGCTGCCGTCGATCTGGCAGGCCATCCAATGGTGCGGCGCCGACCGGCTCGGGCACGGCGTGCGGATCATCGATGACATCACGGTGGCCGGTGACGGCACGGCCAAGCTGGGCCGCCTGGCCGCCTATGTCCGCGACAAGCGCATCCCGCTGGAGATGTGCCCCACGTCCAACCTGCAGACCGGGGCCGCCGCGTCGATCGCCGATCATCCCATCGGGCTGCTGCGGCGGCTGTATTTCCGGGTCACGGTCAACACCGACAACCGGCTGATGAGCAGGACGAGCCTGTCGCTGGAGTTCGCCAAGCTGGTCGAGGCGTTCGGCTACGGCTGGGATGACCTGCAGTGGTTCACGGTCAACGCGATGAAGTCGGCGTTCATCCCGTTCGACGAGCGGCTGGCGCTCATCAACGGAGTGATCAAGCCCGGGTTCGCGCAGCTGAAGTGGCGGCCGTGA
- a CDS encoding cupin domain-containing protein, which produces MVRKIEGPARIPVPGGKLIDEHIGRVNSGDEEISIAHMTAPPGWEEPAQTPSFAEYTVVLRGTMIVEHDGGRTEVAAGQSVVTSPGEKVRYSVGPEGAEYVAVCLPAFSPESAGRD; this is translated from the coding sequence GTGGTGAGAAAGATCGAGGGCCCGGCCCGCATCCCCGTACCCGGCGGCAAGCTCATCGACGAGCACATCGGCCGCGTCAACAGTGGCGACGAGGAGATCTCCATCGCGCACATGACCGCACCGCCGGGCTGGGAGGAGCCCGCGCAGACGCCGTCGTTCGCCGAATACACCGTGGTCCTGCGCGGCACGATGATCGTTGAGCACGACGGCGGGCGGACGGAGGTCGCGGCCGGGCAGTCGGTGGTGACGTCGCCGGGCGAGAAGGTCCGCTACAGCGTGGGTCCCGAGGGGGCTGAATACGTGGCCGTGTGCCTGCCTGCCTTCTCCCCGGAGAGCGCGGGCCGCGACTGA
- a CDS encoding MerR family transcriptional regulator, translating into MFSIGDFARLGLVSVRMLRHYDAIGLLRPAHVDPVTGYRSYQAAQLSRLNRIVAIKDLGFTLEQVRAILDEKVSTEELHGMVRMRRAQLEAQISADLARLRSVEARLRTIETEGYMRTAEVLLKRVPSARVAELSARAASYDGEDIGPVIQPLFAEICRRVEAAGVSVVGPGLAYYVQEEDGSVMVHTCLPVSVPPSSYDFEVVDLPPIELAATIIHQGSMEAVGSTFQMLAHWIEENGYRSLGLAREISLHCPEDESEWVTELQIEVTAT; encoded by the coding sequence ATGTTCAGCATTGGAGACTTCGCCAGGCTGGGGCTCGTGTCGGTCCGCATGCTGCGCCACTACGACGCCATCGGCCTGCTGCGCCCGGCCCACGTGGACCCGGTTACCGGCTATCGGTCGTACCAGGCCGCGCAGTTGTCCAGGCTCAACCGCATCGTCGCGATCAAGGACCTCGGCTTCACGCTGGAGCAGGTCAGGGCGATCCTCGACGAGAAGGTGAGCACCGAGGAGCTGCACGGCATGGTACGGATGCGCCGCGCCCAGCTCGAGGCCCAGATCAGCGCCGACCTGGCCAGGTTGCGCAGTGTCGAGGCGAGGCTCCGCACGATCGAGACGGAGGGATACATGCGTACTGCTGAGGTCCTGTTGAAGAGGGTGCCTTCCGCGCGGGTGGCCGAGCTCAGCGCCAGGGCGGCGAGCTACGACGGCGAGGACATCGGGCCGGTGATCCAGCCGCTGTTCGCGGAGATCTGCCGGCGGGTGGAGGCGGCCGGCGTGTCCGTCGTGGGTCCCGGGCTGGCCTATTACGTCCAGGAGGAGGACGGCTCGGTCATGGTGCACACCTGCCTGCCGGTCTCTGTGCCGCCCAGCTCCTATGATTTCGAAGTCGTCGACCTGCCTCCCATCGAGCTGGCGGCCACGATCATCCACCAGGGGTCGATGGAGGCGGTGGGGTCGACGTTCCAGATGCTGGCTCACTGGATCGAGGAGAACGGCTACCGCTCGCTCGGCCTGGCCAGAGAGATCTCCCTGCACTGCCCGGAGGACGAGAGCGAATGGGTGACGGAGCTGCAGATCGAGGTGACCGCGACCTAG
- a CDS encoding TetR/AcrR family transcriptional regulator → MDLKDRDADASRRIRTAAVLLFAQRGYAATSIRDLAKEVNMTNAGIYHHVSSKEALLADLMRVAQRGLIDAAERMLRDVQSPADRLALLISSLTASHASAPMTTRVMDAELRSLTPGSAALDEIIALRDAYEDHWKRAIADGVSAGAFRIADQKLTRLALMSMCTGTSEWYRPDGDSTLEQVCAEFVAIGLAAVRAPVQVVAALDPSLLPDFPWEPPDARNDPRPVEARR, encoded by the coding sequence ATGGACCTCAAGGACCGGGACGCGGACGCGAGCCGGCGGATCAGGACAGCGGCGGTGCTGCTGTTCGCCCAGCGGGGCTACGCGGCGACGAGCATTCGCGATCTGGCCAAAGAGGTCAACATGACCAATGCCGGTATCTATCACCACGTGTCGAGCAAGGAAGCCCTGCTGGCCGACCTCATGCGGGTCGCCCAGCGAGGACTGATCGACGCCGCCGAGCGCATGCTGCGCGACGTCCAGAGCCCCGCCGACCGCCTCGCCCTGCTGATCAGCTCGCTCACCGCGAGCCATGCGAGCGCCCCCATGACGACCCGGGTCATGGACGCCGAGCTCCGTTCCCTGACCCCCGGCTCCGCCGCCCTCGACGAGATCATCGCACTCCGCGACGCCTACGAGGACCACTGGAAGCGCGCCATCGCCGACGGCGTCTCAGCAGGCGCCTTCCGCATCGCCGACCAGAAGCTGACCCGCCTCGCCCTCATGTCCATGTGCACCGGCACCAGCGAGTGGTACCGCCCCGACGGGGACTCCACGCTGGAGCAGGTGTGCGCGGAGTTCGTGGCGATCGGCCTGGCCGCCGTACGCGCTCCCGTCCAGGTCGTCGCGGCCCTCGACCCCTCCCTGCTGCCCGACTTCCCTTGGGAGCCGCCGGATGCCAGAAACGATCCCCGACCTGTTGAGGCACGCCGCTAG
- a CDS encoding enoyl-CoA hydratase/isomerase family protein — protein MIEITERDEVALITLARPEKLNALTAQMRRDLAAAVRGHGDGKSVKGIVVTGTGRAFSAGEDLREAAGKSLLEEVELFHDMTRAVLETRVPVVAAVNGMAVGGAAEWTLCFDSRIGTPAAEYFFPENHIGLSISNASSYLLPRLTGARALRLVLDSARLSAEEALAAGLLDEIAEQEALVETAIARVRHWSRPGTATDVHLSLLRPALTEVERAFAVETEAAKHVEETGIAEAGMRRFVEARP, from the coding sequence ATGATCGAGATAACGGAACGCGACGAGGTCGCGCTGATCACGCTGGCCCGTCCCGAGAAGCTCAACGCCCTCACCGCGCAGATGCGCAGGGACCTGGCGGCGGCCGTGCGCGGGCACGGGGACGGCAAGAGCGTCAAAGGCATCGTGGTCACCGGCACGGGCCGGGCGTTCTCCGCCGGGGAGGACCTGCGGGAGGCCGCGGGCAAATCCCTCCTGGAGGAGGTGGAGCTCTTCCACGACATGACCAGGGCCGTGCTGGAGACCCGTGTCCCGGTGGTGGCCGCGGTCAACGGCATGGCCGTGGGCGGGGCCGCTGAGTGGACGCTGTGCTTCGACAGCCGCATCGGCACCCCGGCAGCCGAATACTTCTTCCCCGAGAACCACATCGGCCTGTCGATCTCGAACGCCTCCAGCTACCTGCTGCCCCGCCTGACCGGCGCCAGGGCACTGCGGCTGGTGCTCGACTCGGCCCGCCTGAGCGCCGAGGAGGCCCTGGCCGCGGGCCTCCTGGACGAGATCGCCGAGCAGGAGGCGTTGGTGGAGACGGCGATCGCCCGGGTGCGCCACTGGTCACGGCCGGGCACCGCCACAGACGTGCACCTCTCGCTGCTGCGCCCCGCGCTGACCGAGGTGGAGCGGGCCTTCGCCGTCGAGACGGAGGCCGCCAAACATGTGGAGGAAACCGGAATCGCCGAGGCGGGCATGCGGCGCTTCGTCGAAGCAAGGCCATGA
- a CDS encoding AMP-binding protein yields MPETIPDLLRHAARQYGRREFLRFPDTSLTFEDADAQSDRLAGALIDKGVRPGDRVAVMMDNVPSWPLSWLAILKAGAITVPVNVRYRAADLEHVLRDSGAVATLTTAEHAPHIPGTVYALDSMPGSPPTRPVPSTPHDVANFQYTSGTTGFPKACMLTHDYWLRTAQIAADQARLRDDDVMLIAQAYSYMDPQWATLLCLIGGIPLVVLPRFSASGFWPAVREHGATLTYVLGTMPLLLHKQPPHPLDRENRMRLVLCSGIRPDLHREFEERWGAPWRELYGSTESGPDLVVPIDAEETVGTGAMGLAPPGKEVVLDEETGEILVRGVPMMNGYWNHPEATARAFRDGWYHTGDLGFRDAHGYIHHAGRIKDMVRRGGENISCAEVESVLTQHPAVLQAALVPIPDDLWGELPKAFIQLHPGHPAGVETAMSVIEHARQRLARFKIPAYVEFVEGFSLTPSARIEKRHLLQPERDQRAAPAIPVEKERA; encoded by the coding sequence ATGCCAGAAACGATCCCCGACCTGTTGAGGCACGCCGCTAGACAGTACGGCCGCCGTGAGTTCCTCCGTTTCCCCGACACCTCGCTGACCTTCGAAGACGCCGACGCCCAGTCGGATCGGCTGGCCGGCGCCCTGATCGACAAGGGCGTACGACCCGGCGATCGGGTCGCGGTCATGATGGACAACGTGCCCAGCTGGCCGCTCAGCTGGCTGGCGATACTCAAGGCAGGCGCGATCACGGTGCCGGTCAACGTCCGCTACCGGGCCGCCGACCTGGAGCACGTCCTGCGTGACTCGGGCGCCGTCGCCACGCTGACCACCGCCGAGCACGCCCCGCACATCCCGGGCACGGTCTACGCCCTCGACTCCATGCCCGGGTCACCACCCACCCGGCCCGTTCCCAGCACTCCCCACGATGTCGCGAATTTTCAGTACACGTCGGGAACGACCGGCTTTCCCAAGGCCTGCATGCTCACCCACGACTACTGGCTCAGAACCGCCCAGATCGCTGCCGACCAGGCGCGGCTCCGCGACGACGACGTCATGCTGATCGCCCAGGCGTACTCGTACATGGATCCCCAGTGGGCCACCCTCCTCTGCCTCATCGGCGGTATCCCGCTGGTGGTGCTCCCCCGCTTCTCCGCGTCCGGCTTCTGGCCCGCGGTCAGGGAGCACGGCGCGACGCTCACGTACGTGCTCGGCACGATGCCGCTCCTGCTGCACAAGCAGCCGCCCCACCCCCTTGACCGCGAGAACCGGATGCGGCTCGTGCTCTGCTCCGGCATCCGCCCCGACCTGCACCGGGAGTTCGAGGAGCGCTGGGGCGCGCCGTGGCGCGAGCTGTACGGCTCCACCGAGAGCGGCCCCGACCTGGTGGTGCCCATCGACGCCGAGGAGACGGTGGGCACCGGCGCGATGGGCCTCGCGCCGCCCGGCAAGGAGGTTGTGCTCGACGAGGAGACCGGGGAGATCCTCGTCAGAGGCGTGCCCATGATGAACGGCTACTGGAACCATCCGGAGGCGACCGCCAGGGCGTTCAGAGACGGCTGGTACCACACCGGCGACCTGGGCTTCCGCGACGCCCACGGCTACATCCACCACGCCGGGCGGATCAAGGACATGGTCCGCAGGGGCGGCGAGAACATCTCGTGCGCCGAGGTCGAGAGCGTGCTCACCCAGCACCCCGCGGTGCTGCAGGCAGCTCTGGTGCCCATCCCCGACGACCTGTGGGGCGAGCTGCCGAAGGCGTTCATCCAGCTCCACCCCGGTCACCCGGCCGGCGTAGAGACCGCCATGAGCGTGATCGAGCATGCCAGGCAGCGCCTGGCCCGCTTCAAGATTCCGGCGTACGTGGAGTTCGTCGAAGGTTTCTCACTGACCCCGTCGGCCCGCATCGAGAAACGCCACCTGCTGCAACCCGAACGCGACCAACGCGCCGCACCCGCCATCCCCGTGGAGAAGGAGAGAGCATGA
- a CDS encoding ABC transporter ATP-binding protein produces the protein MIGTAKVAVGVALRAAPGLMAVYVLVMLAEAIAPIAVAWLTKLVVDSLAGQESAAELSTLAVGLAAAGVLMTVLPQLVQYLNSEMGRLFTARTTAQLFSATLRFAGLRRFEDPNFHDRLRLARNSLSTGQEVVTGSLGVVSAVITLTGMIGSLLVISPVLTGIVLATGVPALVAQLRLSHRRASMMWDIGPAERRQMFYGDLLTTVAAAKEIRLFNSGRFLQGRMMTELRTSNAARRRMDVKELSVESLLTLLGAVVAGGGLIWAVISAGSGALSVGDVTLLIAAIGAVQAALSGLIVGIAALHQDLLMFGHYVAVTSAEPDLPIPAEPAPLPRLKHGIQLTNVWFRYSEDHPWILRGLNLFIPAASSVAVVGLNGAGKSTLVKLLCRFYDPQHGSITWDGVDIRDVHPDDLRHRITGVFQDHMAYDMSAADNVSIGFVPAREDETRIRGAAHEAGIDDKLSSLPRGYDTLLTRTFFSEEDKDDPDTGVVLSGGQWQRTALARAMFRGHRDLVILDEPSAGLDPEAEADVHARTRRRRHGATSLLISHRLNTVRDADIIIVLEHGAIREAGTHDALMSARGPYARLFNLQASGYREPEEAVAL, from the coding sequence ATGATCGGAACGGCAAAGGTGGCCGTGGGGGTCGCCCTTCGCGCGGCCCCGGGATTGATGGCGGTCTACGTCCTGGTGATGCTGGCTGAGGCGATCGCGCCGATCGCGGTGGCGTGGCTGACCAAACTCGTGGTCGACTCCCTGGCGGGACAGGAATCGGCGGCCGAGCTGAGCACCCTCGCGGTGGGGCTGGCCGCCGCGGGCGTCCTGATGACGGTACTGCCCCAGCTCGTGCAGTACCTCAACAGCGAGATGGGCAGGTTGTTCACCGCTCGGACCACTGCACAACTGTTCTCCGCGACGCTGCGGTTCGCCGGGTTACGACGGTTCGAGGACCCCAACTTCCACGACCGGCTGCGGTTGGCAAGGAACAGCCTGTCGACGGGGCAGGAAGTCGTCACCGGATCCCTTGGGGTGGTGAGCGCGGTGATCACGCTGACCGGGATGATCGGCTCCCTTCTGGTGATCAGTCCGGTTCTCACCGGGATCGTCCTGGCAACCGGGGTTCCTGCGCTGGTGGCGCAGTTGCGACTGTCGCATCGTCGCGCCTCGATGATGTGGGACATCGGCCCGGCCGAACGACGTCAGATGTTCTACGGCGATCTGCTCACCACGGTTGCGGCGGCAAAGGAGATCCGCCTGTTCAACAGCGGCCGTTTCCTGCAAGGCCGCATGATGACCGAGTTACGCACGTCCAACGCCGCACGCCGCCGGATGGACGTCAAGGAACTGTCCGTCGAGAGCCTGCTGACGCTGCTGGGCGCGGTGGTCGCGGGCGGTGGGCTGATCTGGGCCGTCATCTCCGCCGGCTCCGGTGCGTTGAGCGTCGGCGACGTGACCCTGCTGATCGCCGCCATCGGCGCGGTCCAGGCCGCCCTCAGCGGTCTGATCGTCGGCATCGCCGCTCTCCACCAGGATCTGCTCATGTTCGGCCATTACGTGGCTGTGACCTCGGCCGAGCCCGACCTCCCCATTCCCGCCGAGCCTGCGCCACTGCCCCGGCTGAAGCACGGCATCCAGTTGACCAACGTGTGGTTCCGCTACAGCGAGGATCACCCGTGGATCTTGCGTGGCCTGAACCTGTTCATCCCGGCTGCCTCGTCAGTCGCCGTCGTCGGTCTGAACGGTGCCGGCAAGTCCACGCTCGTCAAGCTCCTGTGCCGGTTCTACGACCCGCAGCACGGGAGCATCACGTGGGATGGCGTCGACATCCGTGACGTGCACCCCGATGATCTGCGGCACCGCATCACCGGGGTGTTCCAGGACCACATGGCCTACGACATGTCCGCAGCCGACAACGTCTCCATCGGCTTCGTCCCCGCCCGTGAGGACGAAACCCGAATCCGTGGCGCTGCGCACGAGGCTGGGATCGACGACAAGCTCTCCTCCCTTCCTCGCGGATACGACACCCTGCTCACGCGGACGTTCTTCAGTGAGGAGGACAAGGACGACCCCGACACGGGTGTCGTGCTCAGCGGTGGGCAGTGGCAGCGCACGGCCTTGGCCCGCGCCATGTTCCGCGGCCACCGCGACCTCGTGATCCTCGACGAGCCCTCCGCCGGGCTGGACCCGGAGGCCGAGGCCGACGTGCACGCCCGGACCCGACGCCGGCGCCACGGCGCTACCAGCCTGCTCATCTCTCACCGGCTCAACACCGTGCGCGATGCCGACATCATCATCGTTCTGGAGCACGGCGCCATCCGGGAAGCCGGAACGCACGACGCCCTCATGTCCGCCCGCGGCCCCTACGCACGGCTCTTCAACCTCCAGGCGAGCGGGTACCGCGAGCCGGAGGAGGCGGTGGCCCTGTGA